The genomic DNA TTTCTCGATGAACTCAAACGCCACGCGGGCTCGGTTGCAGGCGTTTTCGACTGAATCGGTGCCATCTTCCCAGGGACGAACAGCCGTGCCGGGGCCAAACGGATCCGATCCCGTGCCGCGGAAGGTGTGCCAATAGACGACGCTGAATCGCAGGTGATCCTTCATCGTCTTCCCTTCGACAACTTCGTCGGGGTTGTACCAACGGAAGGCCAGCGGGTTGTCCGATTCAGGACCTTCGTAAGCGATCTTGCCGATTTCGGGAAAAGCAGTCATGGCAGCTCTAGAATAATAAAGGAGTTGGAGGAGGCGCGATTCCGACGCGGGGCCTGCGGTTCGATTCGCGTGGTCCTGCAACGGCATCTCAGCCGTTAAGGGCAGAGTGTGCAGCGTTTCGTGCCACGCAAGGTCGGAACCGCCAATATCATCGACGCTCCGAACGCCGGAAACAAGTCCACGGCGGCAGCGAGCGGAAGCCGTTTGCTGCGGCGTGATTGTCGGCGGTTCGATCTAGGAAACGCGTATTTGCGGCCGCGAACGCGGATTAGCCGGCAAATTTCGCGATTCGGAACGCCGTCGCTTGGCCTTGAGGCGAGACGTTCAAGCTGACGAAGTTATCGCCGGCCGGGACGTCGTTGGAGCTGACGACGTTGATAGGGCAGTCGGCGTCGGGGGTCTCGTAGTTCAGCGTCGGCCACAGCGAACCCTCGGAAAGGGCTTGGATGCTGGCGATCGCTTCGACCATTCCGCCGCCGGCACCGAGGTTGCCGAAGTTGCCCTTGGCGGCAACGACTGGCGGCGTGTCGGGGCCCAGAACTTCGACGATCGCAGCAGCTTCCTGGATGTCGCCGTCGGGGGTGCCAATGCCGTGGGCGTTGACGTGACCGACGCTTGTGTCGCTGTTCCGCATCGCACCACGCAACGCGTTGGCCATCGCGGTTTGGATGAACTGAGGCCCCGCAGTGGCGCCAGCGGTCCCGGAGCCGAAGCCGACGACTTCGCCAAGGATCTCGGCGCCGCGAGCTTTCGCGAATTCCAGTTCTTCCAGGATGAACGCACCCGCTCCTTCGCCCAGCACCGAACCGGTGCGGTCTTTGTCGAACGGGCGACTCAGTCCCGCCGGGTTTTCACTTCCGCCGGCCAGAACTTCTTGCATCACCACGTGCAGCGTGCGGAAGGGATTGATCCGTGTGCCGGTCGCTCCAACGACCATCGCGTCGACGATCCCGCGGGAGATTGTCGAGACAGCTTCGCCGATCGCCGCTCCGGGAGAGGCTTCGCGCAAGGTGAGTGAATTGTTGGCACCGCGCAGATCGTTGTAGATCGCGATGTGACTGGCGGGCATGTTCGGCAGATACTTCAACAGCCACAGCGGATTGACTTCGGGCAGCCCCAGTTCGCTCCAGCGTTCGAATTGGAAGCGTCCTTCGGCATCCTGGCACTTGCGAATCCCGGCGGCGAATTCTTCGGGCAGCGTCATAATATAGTCGCTGCCATAGAGGACGCCGGTGCGGTCGGGGTCGCGAACGTCGGACGAGAGTCCCGAATCGTGCAGCGCCAATTGAGCTGCTGCGACGCCCATCTCAATCTCGCGGCACATCAGCTTCAGTCCCTTTTTGATCGCGCGTTGGAGCTGTTTGTCCAACGGACCAAATTCGCTGATGCTGCCGGTGAAGTCGCGCGCCTCGGCGCCACAACTGATCGACATCGCATCGCTGGGGAGGGCTTGCAGCAGGTCGACGCCGCTCTTGCGGTCGCGCAATGCTTCCCACACCGCTTCGACTTGATTGCCCAGCGGGCTGATTAGTCCGACACCAGTGATCACAACGCGGCGAGGAGAGACGGAGTCACGCATATTCAAAGCAATTTGAGAGGTAGCTTGCCAAACCGGGCATTTTATCCCAACCTGGGCTGGAGTGAACGGGGTGGAGCAGGGGAGGGCGGGCGAACTTGGCAAGAACCGCTGAAAAGACAGGGATTAAGCCACCCAGGGTGAGACCATTTTCGCTCGGTTTTTAGCCGATCTGACGCTTTGGTCTCGCAGGGCGTGCCAGCTGATCCGCTCGCCTGCCGATCGATTTTTTCGATTCGATCGGATTAGTAACGGCCTCGGCTGATGCTTCCCGCGACCGCTGCTTGGGGAGCGGGAGCAGGAGCGAGTCCTTCGCCGGCGCGGCCGCCAAAGGTGATGAACAGCAGGGCATCGGCGCGGCCGGGGGTGTTGCCGATGAAACGGTCGAGGTTCAGCAGTGGATTGGACGAAGTTTGCCGATCGGGGCTGGCGATCACGCCGCACGACAGCAGCAGGACCATGTCGGAATCCCAGCGGAAGCGTTCGTGCAGTCGCCAGCTGACGATCTGTGGCACTTCGATCTGCGTGCGGTGCGATTGTCCGTTGGGCAGCGGCAGGTCGATGCCGACTGGAACCAATTTATCGACTTGGTCGATCTGGGCTCGGATCACGCATTCGATCGTTTTGCCATCGGTGTCCAACAGCGGGCTGATCTCCAATTGATAGCCTTCGTGGACTTCGCTGATCTCCGGTTCATAGGGTGGCCAGACGGTCGACGCTTGGCGGATCGTGCGGACATAGGTTCGCCCTTTGGTGCTCGAAAGCGATTGGGTTTGCCCGTTGTAGATCGTCATTTGGGAGTTTTGCGATTCGCGAGCGTCGGTTCGCGAGCTGAGCATCGAAATCAGCACGGCGGCGTTTTCTTTGGTCAGCAGCCAAGCTTGGACACCCGGCGATTGCACGTTGACGTCTTGGATCAACGGCAGAGCGCGAGCCCGCCAGTTGGGGCTGGATACGGTCAGCAGACGCATCTTCAGGATCTGAGGATCGGTGGGGCCGTTGACGAATCGGTCGACCATTTTTTTGACAACCGCTTGCATCTCCGGCGTGTGGTAGGCGGTCAGCATGTTGCGGTTGGTGCTAAGGAACCCAAACGGTTCGGAGAACCAGACGTCGGTGCCGGTTTCTCGCAGCACCCAATCGACGACAGCTTGTTCGGGCTTGTCGATCTTCGACAGATTGTTGGTGTAGCGGCTCAGATCGTATTGCCGGAACTCTTGGTTCGCGTCGCGCGGCAGCTGCCCGCTGACCGAAGTCGCCGCGGTTGTGGCCGGTGCGCGTTGCATGCTCGGCGGTGTCGAGAGTCCACCGGTTGTGGGCGGCGGAGTAACTTGGGCGTAGAGGCTGCGCGCGGACGTCGCAAAACCAATCGCCAGTGCGATCGTGAGCGATGCGTGTAGAGTCTTTTGGAACATGCGTTGCCTTCCTTGGTCGCCGTCTGCCAGCAAGATCGATCGATTTTGTACTCAAAATGGTAGCGCGTTGGCGGGAGTATAGACAGGCGATGTCACGCGGGCCAAGAGCGAATCCCGGCATCGGAGCCGCAAAGCTTGAGCCCTTTTTCCAAAAAGTCTTCGGTGCGACATCGTCGACAGCTTTGCTTGCAATTGCATTGAGCCGGACGTTTCGAACTGTCGCGTCTGGCGGCGGCAGAGGCGTTGGGCAGGCCGCGTCTCAGGTGTTGCGGAGGCGAGCTTGCGATTGGAGATCGGTATGTTGTGCCGTCAGTTTTTCGGTGGGCAATTGCAGCAGTTCTTCCAATGGCTGTTCGGGCTGTTGCAACAATCGCTGGAGCAGCTGGATTTGACCGGCGAGCACGCCCGCTTGTTCGCCTTCCTGGCGTGCGGAGCTGAGCAGCCATTGCTGGTCTCGAATCGCTTTTTCTCGTTGGTCGTACATGACGCGGTCCTCGGTTTTGGATGCGATCCGTTCAACAACAGAAATCGCTGCATGGAATTCGAGACCAGGAAGCATCGCCTGCAATTCCGCTGCGGAGTACCGGTCGGCCCGTAATAGGAAGAAAACCCATTGTTCGATCCGACTGGCTCGGCTGATTGTTTCGGTTACTAAATTATACTTCGGCAGCTCAATCGTGTGTACTTCGATCCCGGCGGGTAATCGACGACCGCTGGCCCTGTCGGTCTGTTCAAAGCGGTGATGCTGCTGGGCCGTGTCGCGAAATAGCCAGTCATTCAAAAAGCAGATCGAGATTGCGGGACGGAGCGTCCAGTATTCGTTGCCTCGTTCCAGTTGGTCGGTGTATAGCGAACAGGCATAGTAGGTCATTCGTTGCAGCAGGCCGCTGGCTCGCGCCACCTGCATTTCCACGTTCACCGACCGCCCCAGGTCATCGCGTGCTCTGACATCCAAGACGATCTGTTTGGCATCGGCGAATTCTTGGTAGTTGAACGGGTTGAGGATCTCGACTTCGGTGATCGGCGAGTCGCGGTCGAGCACTGCATTGAGCAGTCCGATCAGCGCCTGAGCACTCTCGGGACTGCCAAAGATCATTTTGAAAGCAAAGTCGACTAAAGGACTGATCCCCAGAGCCATCGGGCACCTCCGCCCCTTATTGTCGCCGAGGCCGGAGTCCTTGAACAAGCCAGTCGCGTGGGGGGCGGCATTGCGAGCCAGGATGTTCTCGAACCGGCGTTCCCTGTCGTCGGTCTGCTTCTTTCATTAGGATTGAGGTGCTTGCGAGACAATGGCTCCCCCACCTCAAAGAACTCGACGAATGAAACATATTCGCAATTTTTGCATTATCGCCCATATCGATCACGGTAAATCGACGCTCGCGGATCGTTTGATCCAGTCGTGCGGCGGTGTTTCGCTGCGCGAGTTCCAGGACCAGTTGCTCGATTCGATGGATATCGAACGCGAGCGGGGGATCACGATCAAAAGCAATACCGTCACGCTCGACTATCGAGCCCCCGATGGCCAGGACTATCTGCTGAACCTGATCGATACGCCCGGACACGTCGATTTTTCGCACGAGGTCCGCCGTTCACTGATGGCTTCCGACGGCGCGTTGATCGTCGTCGATGCCTCCCAGGGCGTCGAGGCGCAGACGGTCGCCAATCTCTATCTGGCGATGGAATACGATTTGGAAATGTTGCCGGTGATCAACAAGATCGATCTGCCGGCAGCCGACGTCGATCGAGCTCGCGAGGAGATCGATGCGGATTTGGGGCTCGATCCGTTTGCAGCGATTCCCGTCTCCGCCAAGACCGGCGTCGGGATCGAAGACGTGCTGGCTGGGATCGTCGAACATC from Rosistilla oblonga includes the following:
- a CDS encoding Rpn family recombination-promoting nuclease/putative transposase encodes the protein MALGISPLVDFAFKMIFGSPESAQALIGLLNAVLDRDSPITEVEILNPFNYQEFADAKQIVLDVRARDDLGRSVNVEMQVARASGLLQRMTYYACSLYTDQLERGNEYWTLRPAISICFLNDWLFRDTAQQHHRFEQTDRASGRRLPAGIEVHTIELPKYNLVTETISRASRIEQWVFFLLRADRYSAAELQAMLPGLEFHAAISVVERIASKTEDRVMYDQREKAIRDQQWLLSSARQEGEQAGVLAGQIQLLQRLLQQPEQPLEELLQLPTEKLTAQHTDLQSQARLRNT
- a CDS encoding beta-ketoacyl-[acyl-carrier-protein] synthase family protein, with amino-acid sequence MRDSVSPRRVVITGVGLISPLGNQVEAVWEALRDRKSGVDLLQALPSDAMSISCGAEARDFTGSISEFGPLDKQLQRAIKKGLKLMCREIEMGVAAAQLALHDSGLSSDVRDPDRTGVLYGSDYIMTLPEEFAAGIRKCQDAEGRFQFERWSELGLPEVNPLWLLKYLPNMPASHIAIYNDLRGANNSLTLREASPGAAIGEAVSTISRGIVDAMVVGATGTRINPFRTLHVVMQEVLAGGSENPAGLSRPFDKDRTGSVLGEGAGAFILEELEFAKARGAEILGEVVGFGSGTAGATAGPQFIQTAMANALRGAMRNSDTSVGHVNAHGIGTPDGDIQEAAAIVEVLGPDTPPVVAAKGNFGNLGAGGGMVEAIASIQALSEGSLWPTLNYETPDADCPINVVSSNDVPAGDNFVSLNVSPQGQATAFRIAKFAG